From the Stenotrophomonas bentonitica genome, one window contains:
- a CDS encoding glucan biosynthesis protein, which yields MQRRDFIRNASLALAAIGFPALPACAAAGGQVGLRRLGEPQPFDFAILKGQARALSEAAYKTHRRTLPGPLEALDWDQYQSIRYRQDHALWADQPGRFQAKFFHLGLYFHSPVRMFDVVDGKAQELAYDPAAFDYGSSGLKNGHLPADLGFAGFRLNTRQDTDRDFAAFLGASYFRAVGKEGQYGQSARGLAIDTGMDRPEEFPDFIAYFLEQPAKDSNTLVVYALLDSPSVAGAYRFAITNGDVLLMDVDVALYPRKAIERLGIAPCTSMYQVGENDRRMAWDWRPEIHDTDGLSMWTGAGEWIWRPLSNPRQLRFNMFVDNNPRGFGLLQRDRNFDHYQDDGVFYEKRPCLWVEPKGQWGKGSVQLVEIPTVDETFDNIVAFWNPEAKPQPGQEMLIGYRLYWGAEPPARPPLAQAVATRTGLGGVIGKKRERFSWRFAVDFQGGELASLIDKGEVEAVVQTSRGTTEIVSARPLREIKGYRAMFDLVPPDESTDQIDIRLYLRSGGKTLTETWLYQYNPPPAGAPERTLY from the coding sequence ATGCAACGACGCGACTTCATCCGCAACGCTTCCCTGGCCCTGGCGGCCATTGGTTTCCCCGCGCTGCCGGCCTGCGCCGCTGCGGGCGGCCAGGTCGGCCTGCGCCGGCTCGGCGAGCCGCAGCCGTTCGACTTCGCGATCCTCAAGGGCCAGGCGCGCGCGCTGTCCGAGGCCGCCTACAAGACCCATCGGCGCACCCTGCCGGGGCCGCTGGAGGCGTTGGACTGGGACCAGTACCAGTCGATCCGCTACCGCCAGGACCACGCGCTGTGGGCCGACCAGCCCGGCCGATTCCAGGCCAAGTTCTTCCACCTGGGCCTGTATTTCCATTCGCCGGTACGCATGTTCGACGTGGTCGACGGCAAGGCGCAGGAACTGGCCTATGACCCGGCCGCGTTCGACTACGGCAGCAGCGGCCTGAAGAACGGCCACCTGCCAGCCGACCTGGGCTTTGCCGGGTTCCGCCTCAATACCCGCCAGGACACCGACCGCGACTTCGCCGCGTTCCTGGGCGCCAGCTACTTCCGCGCGGTGGGCAAGGAGGGCCAGTACGGCCAGTCCGCGCGTGGCCTGGCGATCGACACCGGCATGGACCGCCCGGAGGAATTCCCGGACTTCATCGCCTACTTCCTCGAGCAGCCGGCCAAGGACTCCAACACCCTGGTGGTGTACGCGCTGCTGGACTCGCCCAGCGTGGCCGGCGCGTACCGCTTCGCGATCACCAACGGCGACGTGCTGCTGATGGACGTGGACGTGGCTCTGTATCCGCGCAAGGCGATCGAGCGCCTGGGCATCGCACCGTGCACCAGCATGTACCAGGTGGGCGAGAACGACCGCCGCATGGCCTGGGACTGGCGACCGGAGATCCATGACACCGACGGCCTGTCGATGTGGACCGGCGCCGGCGAATGGATCTGGCGGCCGCTGTCCAACCCGCGCCAGCTGCGCTTCAACATGTTCGTGGACAACAACCCGCGCGGGTTCGGCCTGCTGCAGCGCGACCGCAACTTCGACCATTACCAGGACGACGGCGTGTTCTACGAGAAGCGCCCGTGCCTGTGGGTGGAGCCGAAGGGGCAGTGGGGCAAGGGCTCGGTCCAGCTGGTGGAGATTCCCACCGTGGACGAGACCTTCGACAACATCGTGGCGTTCTGGAACCCGGAAGCGAAGCCGCAGCCGGGCCAGGAAATGCTGATCGGCTACCGCCTGTACTGGGGCGCCGAGCCGCCGGCACGCCCGCCGCTGGCCCAGGCCGTGGCCACACGCACCGGCTTGGGCGGGGTGATCGGCAAGAAGCGCGAGCGCTTCTCGTGGCGCTTCGCGGTCGACTTCCAGGGCGGCGAACTGGCGTCCCTGATCGACAAGGGCGAAGTAGAAGCCGTAGTGCAGACCAGCCGCGGCACCACCGAGATCGTCTCGGCCCGCCCGCTGCGCGAGATCAAGGGCTACCGCGCCATGTTCGACCTGGTCCCGCCCGATGAGAGCACCGACCAGATCGACATCCGCCTGTACCTCCGCAGCGGTGGAAAAACACTGACCGAAACCTGGCTGTACCAATACAACCCACCGCCGGCCGGTGCACCGGAACGCACGTTGTATTGA
- a CDS encoding thymidine kinase, which translates to MAKLYFYYSAMNAGKTTTLLQSAHNYRERGMRVAILTPRLDDRAGRGVVASRIGLKADGVAFDRETDLERLIRDDLATQGPLGCVLVDEAQFLSRSQVWQLSEVVDQLRIPVLCYGLRTDFRGELFEGSQYLLAWADEMQEIKTICHSGKKATMTVRVDEHGHAVQDGPQVEIGGNERYVSVSRAEFKKITRGESRIEPAQSQLPL; encoded by the coding sequence ATGGCCAAGCTCTATTTCTACTATTCGGCGATGAACGCCGGCAAGACCACCACGCTGCTGCAGTCGGCGCACAACTACCGCGAGCGCGGCATGCGCGTGGCGATCCTGACCCCGCGCCTGGACGACCGGGCCGGGCGTGGCGTGGTGGCTTCGCGGATCGGCCTGAAGGCCGACGGCGTGGCCTTCGACCGCGAAACCGATCTTGAGCGGCTGATCCGGGACGACCTGGCCACCCAAGGGCCGCTGGGGTGCGTGCTGGTGGACGAAGCGCAGTTCCTGAGCCGCAGCCAGGTCTGGCAGCTCAGCGAGGTGGTCGACCAGCTGCGCATCCCGGTGCTCTGCTACGGCTTGCGCACCGACTTCCGCGGCGAGCTGTTCGAAGGCAGCCAGTACCTGCTGGCCTGGGCCGACGAGATGCAGGAGATCAAGACCATCTGCCACAGCGGCAAGAAGGCCACCATGACCGTACGCGTGGACGAACACGGCCACGCGGTACAGGACGGCCCGCAGGTGGAGATCGGCGGCAACGAACGCTACGTGTCGGTGAGCCGCGCGGAGTTCAAGAAGATCACGCGCGGCGAGAGCAGGATCGAACCCGCCCAATCCCAATTGCCGTTGTAA
- a CDS encoding UvrD-helicase domain-containing protein: MHGLNPPQQAAVMHCEGPLLVLAGAGSGKTRVIVEKIAQLIGSRRYPAKRIAAITFTNKSAKEMRERVAKRLRGGDADEVTICTFHALGLKFLQIEHAAVGLKRGFSIFDADDSTSQVKDLMYGAKPDDIEDVKNLISRAKNAGLSPEQAMQAARSNREKEAASVYERYQLRLTAFNAVDFDDLIRLPVQVLEENPDIALAWRERIGYLLVDECQDTNDAQYRLLRQLAGSAGNFTCVGDDDQSIYAWRGANPENLQQMGRDYPALEIIKLEQNYRCSNRVLRAANALIANNPHEHLKKLWSDQADGERIRVWECRNSEHEAEKVAAEIAYIAQTKQVPWSDFCILFRGNFQSRPLEKALQLVRVPYHITGGTAFLKRQEVKDTLSWLRLLVNPDDDTAFMRAVQSPKREVGAGTLAKLAELASEKDLPMAHAAEAIGALAQLPPRAANGLSRFTDILRDLRAEMPKLSSGDLVRRLVKDSGLVSELRGACKEESVYQRRLANLEELAQWFEGGPRGASTADLAAQLALLSRNDKDDGGNQVRMMTLHASKGLEFPYVFIVGCEDGVLPHQVSLDEGNLQEERRLLYVGITRAKIQLWMSHSKLTRKFGEHVRLKPSRFFDEIPAEEMQRDGADPVADAARKKERASAGLAAIQALFD; the protein is encoded by the coding sequence ATGCACGGTCTCAATCCCCCCCAGCAAGCGGCAGTGATGCACTGCGAAGGTCCCCTGCTGGTGCTGGCCGGCGCCGGCAGTGGCAAGACGCGCGTGATCGTGGAAAAGATCGCGCAGCTGATCGGCAGCCGGCGTTATCCGGCCAAGCGCATCGCGGCGATCACCTTCACCAACAAGTCCGCCAAGGAAATGCGCGAGCGCGTGGCCAAGCGGCTGCGCGGCGGCGATGCGGACGAGGTGACCATCTGCACCTTCCATGCGCTGGGCCTGAAATTCCTGCAGATCGAACATGCGGCGGTCGGGCTCAAGCGCGGCTTTTCGATCTTCGACGCCGACGATTCCACCTCGCAGGTCAAAGACCTGATGTACGGCGCCAAGCCGGACGACATCGAGGACGTGAAGAACCTGATCTCGCGCGCGAAGAACGCCGGGCTCTCGCCCGAGCAGGCGATGCAGGCCGCGCGCAGTAACCGCGAGAAGGAAGCGGCCAGCGTCTACGAGCGCTACCAGCTGCGCCTGACCGCGTTCAACGCGGTGGACTTCGACGACCTGATCCGGCTGCCGGTGCAGGTGCTGGAAGAGAATCCGGACATCGCCCTGGCCTGGCGCGAGCGGATCGGCTACCTGCTGGTCGACGAATGCCAGGACACCAACGACGCGCAGTACCGGCTGCTCAGGCAGCTGGCCGGCAGCGCGGGCAACTTCACCTGCGTGGGCGACGACGACCAGTCCATCTACGCCTGGCGCGGTGCCAACCCGGAAAACCTGCAGCAGATGGGGCGCGACTATCCCGCGCTGGAGATCATCAAGCTGGAGCAGAACTACCGCTGTTCCAACCGCGTACTGCGCGCGGCCAATGCGCTGATCGCCAACAACCCGCACGAGCACCTGAAGAAGCTCTGGAGCGACCAGGCCGACGGCGAGCGCATCCGCGTGTGGGAGTGCCGCAACAGCGAACACGAGGCTGAGAAGGTCGCTGCCGAGATCGCGTACATCGCACAGACGAAGCAGGTGCCGTGGAGCGATTTCTGCATCCTGTTCCGCGGCAACTTCCAGTCGCGCCCGCTGGAAAAGGCGTTGCAGCTCGTGCGCGTGCCGTACCACATCACCGGTGGCACCGCGTTCCTGAAGCGGCAGGAAGTAAAGGACACGCTGTCGTGGCTGCGGCTGCTGGTGAACCCCGATGACGACACCGCGTTCATGCGCGCGGTGCAGTCGCCCAAGCGCGAAGTGGGCGCCGGCACGCTGGCCAAGCTCGCTGAACTTGCGTCGGAGAAGGACCTGCCGATGGCGCACGCGGCCGAGGCGATCGGTGCGCTGGCGCAGCTGCCGCCGCGCGCGGCCAACGGCCTGAGCCGCTTCACCGACATCCTGCGCGACCTGCGCGCGGAGATGCCCAAGCTGAGCTCGGGTGACCTGGTGCGGCGGCTGGTCAAGGACTCGGGACTGGTTTCCGAACTGCGCGGCGCGTGCAAGGAAGAGTCGGTGTACCAGCGCCGGCTGGCCAACCTGGAAGAGCTGGCGCAGTGGTTCGAAGGCGGCCCGCGTGGCGCCTCCACCGCCGACCTGGCGGCGCAGCTGGCGTTGCTGTCGCGCAACGACAAGGACGACGGCGGCAACCAGGTGCGCATGATGACCCTGCATGCGTCCAAGGGCCTGGAGTTCCCGTATGTGTTCATCGTCGGCTGCGAGGACGGCGTGCTGCCGCACCAGGTGAGCCTGGATGAAGGCAACCTGCAGGAAGAGCGGCGGCTGCTGTACGTGGGCATCACCCGCGCGAAGATCCAGTTGTGGATGAGCCACAGCAAGCTGACCCGAAAGTTCGGCGAGCACGTGCGGCTCAAGCCCAGCCGGTTCTTCGATGAGATTCCGGCCGAGGAAATGCAGCGCGATGGTGCAGATCCGGTGGCCGATGCGGCGCGCAAGAAGGAGCGGGCGAGTGCGGGGTTGGCGGCGATCCAGGCGTTGTTTGATTGA
- a CDS encoding GNAT family N-acetyltransferase, with translation MSTLIQTERLHLRLMDPDRDAADMLALLNEPGFIRNIADRKVRTLAQARDYTAERVLGSYTLNGFGMYAIVRRSDGAWLGNAGLVRRAELPGPDIGYALRAEFEGQGYALEAARGVQHYARDVLGYPELFGIVAPHNDRSAALLRKLGMEARGTLHLPPPVDEQVLVFATPGAAMVPGSP, from the coding sequence ATGTCCACATTGATCCAGACCGAACGCCTGCACCTGCGCCTGATGGATCCGGACCGGGACGCGGCCGACATGCTGGCCCTGCTCAACGAGCCGGGCTTCATCCGCAACATCGCCGACCGCAAGGTGCGCACGCTGGCGCAGGCACGCGATTACACCGCTGAGCGGGTGCTGGGCAGCTACACGCTCAACGGGTTTGGGATGTACGCGATCGTCCGCCGCAGTGACGGTGCATGGCTGGGCAATGCCGGGCTGGTGCGTCGTGCCGAATTGCCGGGGCCGGACATCGGCTATGCGCTGCGGGCCGAATTCGAAGGGCAGGGTTACGCGCTGGAAGCCGCGCGCGGGGTGCAGCATTACGCACGCGACGTGCTCGGATACCCGGAACTGTTCGGCATCGTCGCCCCGCACAACGATCGTTCCGCAGCATTGCTGCGCAAGCTGGGGATGGAGGCGCGCGGTACGCTGCATTTGCCGCCGCCGGTGGATGAGCAGGTATTGGTGTTCGCGACGCCGGGTGCGGCGATGGTCCCGGGTTCGCCGTAA
- a CDS encoding YceH family protein has protein sequence MTDDTQTPALPVLSAAQARALGCLIEKEATTPDAYPLTVNATQVAANQKTAREPVMQLSAGDVHHALRQLETLGLARQQFSSRAERFEHRTATALDLTRQQLAILGLLLLRGPQTVNELQTRSERQFQFQDADEVRHHVERMIQRGLAVQVPRAGGQREDRYMHLLCGPVDVEALAEAYKGAPGGSGGGNAALEARVQELETVVATLQEQMAELRAQLGD, from the coding sequence ATGACCGACGACACCCAGACCCCCGCCCTCCCCGTGCTCAGCGCGGCCCAGGCCCGCGCGTTGGGCTGCCTGATCGAGAAGGAAGCCACCACGCCGGACGCTTACCCGCTGACCGTGAATGCCACCCAGGTGGCGGCCAACCAGAAGACCGCGCGCGAGCCGGTGATGCAGCTGTCGGCTGGAGACGTGCACCACGCGCTGCGCCAGCTGGAGACGCTGGGCCTGGCGCGGCAGCAGTTCTCCTCGCGTGCCGAGCGGTTCGAGCACCGCACCGCCACCGCGCTGGACCTGACCCGGCAGCAGCTGGCAATCCTGGGCCTGTTGCTGCTGCGGGGCCCGCAGACGGTGAACGAGCTGCAGACCCGCAGCGAGCGCCAGTTCCAGTTCCAGGACGCCGACGAAGTCCGCCACCACGTGGAGCGCATGATCCAGCGCGGCCTGGCGGTGCAGGTGCCGCGCGCCGGCGGGCAGCGCGAAGACCGCTACATGCACCTGCTGTGCGGGCCGGTGGATGTTGAAGCGCTGGCGGAGGCGTACAAGGGCGCGCCGGGTGGCAGCGGGGGTGGCAACGCGGCATTGGAAGCGCGCGTGCAGGAGCTGGAGACCGTCGTGGCGACGCTGCAGGAGCAGATGGCGGAATTGCGGGCGCAGCTGGGCGATTGA
- a CDS encoding 5'-nucleotidase, lipoprotein e(P4) family — MRRNAVSLSVLACAVIALGACKRTEAPADAAAPAPAAAAAAPVAKGDAAVAANDNLNAVLWMQRSQEYRAITEQTYRAAADHLDKALKEANWDALVPEERGNAAKGLKPAVVLDVDETVLDNSPYQARLVRDGNEYDEMTWDQWVAEKKAKAIPGVVDFAKAANAKGVTLLYISNRAVHLKEATLANLRAEGLPVADDSVFLGLGTVVKDCEQAGSEKNCRRRLAGQNYRVLMQFGDQLGDFVEVTANTNEGRDALLQQYHDWFGERWWMLPNPTYGGFEPAQFNNDYTQSRQARHDAKRAALDYAP, encoded by the coding sequence ATGCGTCGCAACGCTGTTTCCCTGTCCGTGCTTGCCTGTGCCGTGATCGCGCTCGGCGCGTGCAAGCGCACCGAAGCCCCCGCTGATGCGGCGGCCCCGGCCCCCGCTGCGGCCGCTGCCGCCCCGGTTGCCAAGGGCGATGCCGCCGTCGCAGCCAACGACAACCTCAATGCGGTGCTGTGGATGCAGCGTTCGCAGGAGTACCGGGCGATCACCGAGCAGACCTACCGCGCCGCCGCCGACCACCTGGACAAGGCGCTCAAGGAAGCCAACTGGGACGCGCTGGTGCCCGAAGAGCGCGGCAACGCCGCCAAGGGCCTGAAGCCGGCCGTGGTGCTGGACGTGGACGAAACCGTGCTGGACAACTCGCCCTACCAGGCGCGCCTGGTCCGCGACGGCAATGAATACGACGAAATGACCTGGGACCAGTGGGTCGCCGAGAAGAAGGCCAAGGCCATTCCCGGCGTGGTCGACTTCGCCAAGGCGGCCAACGCCAAGGGCGTGACCCTGCTGTACATCTCCAACCGCGCCGTGCACCTGAAGGAGGCCACCTTGGCCAACCTGCGCGCCGAAGGCCTGCCGGTCGCCGACGACAGCGTGTTCCTGGGCCTGGGCACCGTGGTCAAGGACTGCGAGCAGGCTGGCAGCGAGAAGAACTGCCGCCGCCGCCTGGCCGGGCAGAACTACCGCGTGCTGATGCAGTTCGGCGACCAGCTCGGCGACTTCGTGGAAGTGACCGCCAACACCAACGAAGGTCGCGACGCCCTGCTGCAGCAGTACCACGACTGGTTCGGCGAGCGCTGGTGGATGCTGCCCAATCCGACCTACGGCGGCTTCGAGCCGGCCCAGTTCAACAACGACTACACCCAGTCGCGCCAGGCCCGCCACGACGCCAAGCGCGCCGCGCTGGACTACGCACCGTGA
- the pyrF gene encoding orotidine-5'-phosphate decarboxylase, translated as MSRAPLPLRDDERLIFALDVPGREDALAWVDRLGDAVSFYKIGMELLASGEYFQVLDALAARDKRVFVDLKFFDIPATAAAVIKRLSQWPVSYATIHGWHPAMMEACAAANSSDMRLLAVTVLTSMGRDDLRGMGIDREPVEVVVERALAAQAAGIDGVIASGQEAGPIRAATGTGFSIVCPGIRPGGPVGDDQKRTVGVAQAFADGADAIVVGRPIRLAADPRAAALAIQDEIRSARR; from the coding sequence GTGAGCCGCGCCCCGCTGCCGCTGCGCGATGACGAGCGCCTGATCTTCGCGCTCGACGTACCGGGTCGCGAGGACGCGCTGGCGTGGGTGGACCGGCTGGGCGATGCGGTGTCGTTCTACAAGATCGGCATGGAGCTGCTCGCCTCCGGCGAGTACTTCCAGGTGCTGGACGCGCTGGCCGCGCGCGACAAGCGCGTGTTCGTCGACCTGAAGTTCTTCGACATCCCGGCCACCGCCGCCGCCGTCATCAAGCGCCTGTCGCAGTGGCCGGTGAGCTACGCCACCATCCATGGCTGGCACCCGGCCATGATGGAGGCCTGCGCGGCCGCCAACAGCAGCGACATGCGGCTGCTGGCGGTGACCGTGTTGACCTCGATGGGCCGTGACGACCTGCGCGGCATGGGCATCGACCGCGAGCCGGTGGAGGTGGTGGTCGAGCGCGCGCTGGCCGCACAGGCCGCCGGCATCGACGGCGTGATCGCCTCCGGCCAGGAAGCCGGTCCGATCCGCGCCGCCACCGGCACGGGCTTCTCGATCGTGTGTCCCGGCATCCGCCCGGGTGGCCCGGTCGGCGATGACCAGAAGCGCACTGTCGGCGTGGCGCAGGCCTTTGCCGACGGCGCCGACGCGATCGTGGTCGGTCGCCCGATCCGCCTCGCGGCCGATCCGCGCGCGGCGGCCCTGGCCATCCAGGACGAGATCCGCAGCGCACGGCGCTGA
- a CDS encoding S1 family peptidase → MRNVYRSAGTFGLTLSAASVAVALLVSGTAQATPGPDTSPRIIGGTDAEPGQYPFMASLQSLHRGDSDRDRHRCGATLISPSWVLTAAHCVDGMLPPQLAVLVGHTLGTTPRRRTSNIKAIHVHPAYDAEDLINDVALIQLKRPVNGVETAEPMLGRDSAWLRPGRAFTVIGWGVTEFPGDARPTVLQTVQAPFVPFKTCREAYPGLQAGSVICAGTEGIDSCQGDSGGPLLVKRKTGWTVLGTVSWGEGCALPDLPGVYARLSQGYVRDFIQTTWTRD, encoded by the coding sequence ATGCGTAACGTTTACCGCTCGGCCGGGACGTTCGGCCTGACACTTTCCGCGGCATCTGTCGCTGTTGCCCTTCTCGTTTCAGGTACGGCGCAGGCCACCCCCGGCCCGGACACGTCCCCGCGCATCATCGGCGGTACCGACGCCGAACCCGGCCAGTACCCCTTCATGGCCAGCCTGCAGTCGCTGCACCGCGGCGACAGCGACCGCGACCGGCACCGCTGTGGCGCCACCCTGATCTCGCCCTCCTGGGTGCTGACCGCCGCGCACTGCGTGGACGGCATGCTGCCACCGCAGCTGGCGGTGCTGGTGGGGCACACCCTGGGCACCACGCCGCGCCGCCGCACCTCCAACATCAAGGCGATCCACGTGCACCCGGCGTATGACGCCGAGGACCTGATCAACGACGTGGCGCTGATCCAGCTGAAGCGGCCGGTCAACGGGGTGGAGACCGCCGAGCCGATGCTCGGTCGCGACAGCGCCTGGCTGCGGCCGGGGCGCGCCTTCACGGTGATCGGCTGGGGAGTGACCGAATTCCCCGGTGACGCCCGGCCCACCGTCCTGCAGACCGTGCAGGCCCCGTTCGTGCCGTTCAAGACCTGCCGCGAGGCCTACCCCGGGCTGCAGGCGGGCAGCGTGATCTGCGCCGGCACCGAGGGCATCGACAGCTGCCAGGGCGACTCCGGCGGCCCGCTGCTGGTGAAGCGGAAGACCGGCTGGACGGTGTTGGGCACGGTCAGCTGGGGCGAAGGCTGTGCCCTGCCGGACCTGCCCGGGGTCTATGCGCGGCTGTCGCAGGGCTATGTGCGCGACTTCATCCAGACCACCTGGACGCGTGACTGA
- the plsB gene encoding glycerol-3-phosphate 1-O-acyltransferase PlsB translates to MKPMPNQNPLPFPGEEPPKTPDAPSASPDTAPAPAAATDPAAIVPSPVGAVARAPSGRRPWWARLLGRLVEPWLSLKIEPEHPGQYDDGRPVVYVLEDYGLSNALILDKACREAGLPSPLVPIAGDPTGRKRAYLALSRRSSSNSLIPEQRGAKTHSDSLAKVLQAHRARGELDVNLVPVSIFVGRAPDKQSGWFAVLFSENWALVGRFRRLLAVLLNGRSTIVRFAPPISLRATVDEGLDPERTVRKLQRVLRTHFRRIRESVIGPDLSTRRLLVDKVLEADTVREAIASQAKRDNTKPADAWKKAHAYAWEIAADYSSPVVRSASFMLSHVWNRIYAGVLVHHLDKFKAAAPGHEVVYVPSHRSHMDYLLLSYLLYDRGIVPPHIVAGINLNLPVVGTLLRKGGAFFIRRSIRGNALYSAVLSEYVAQLVAGGYSIEYFVEGGRSRTGRLLQPKGGMISMTLRAFLRQPRKPVLFQPVYIGYEKLMEGGSYLDELSGRPKEKESIWQLLWSIPKVLKQNYGQVVVNFGEPIALNDVLARQAPEWDGAPVAEDEKPAWLSGTVDHLAERIQVHINGAADVNPINLLALALLSTPKHAMGEADLIAQIELCKTLLVEMPYSDRVTVTPHSPERIIAHAEEINVLTRIKHPLGDVLSVSGDTAVLLSYFRNNVIHLFTASSWVACCFQNNRRMSRTGLVQLGRTVYPFLQAELFLPWTEDQFAQRIEQTIAVFVREGLLQNVNDDDGGILARNTGQTDEVFRLRAIGHSLQQAFERYYIAISVLVKNGPGTLGAAELESLCQQAAQRLSLLYAPAAPEFFDRTLFRGFIQKLRELRLVWPDENSKLLFDERLDAWAKDAKFILGRELRHTIERVSPEAAKPEEPVAVD, encoded by the coding sequence ATGAAGCCGATGCCGAACCAGAATCCCCTGCCTTTCCCCGGCGAAGAGCCGCCCAAGACGCCGGACGCCCCGTCCGCGTCGCCCGACACCGCGCCTGCGCCCGCAGCCGCCACCGACCCGGCCGCGATCGTGCCGAGCCCGGTGGGCGCCGTGGCCCGCGCCCCGTCCGGACGCCGCCCGTGGTGGGCGCGCCTGCTCGGCCGGCTGGTCGAGCCGTGGCTCTCGCTCAAGATCGAACCCGAACACCCCGGCCAGTACGACGACGGCCGCCCGGTGGTCTATGTGCTGGAAGACTATGGTCTTTCCAATGCGCTGATCCTGGACAAGGCCTGCCGTGAAGCCGGCCTGCCCTCGCCGCTGGTGCCCATTGCCGGTGACCCGACCGGGCGCAAGCGCGCCTACCTGGCGCTGTCGCGGCGGAGCAGCAGCAATTCGCTGATCCCCGAGCAGCGCGGCGCCAAGACCCATTCCGATTCGCTGGCCAAGGTCCTGCAGGCGCACCGCGCGCGCGGCGAGCTGGACGTGAACCTGGTGCCGGTGTCGATCTTCGTCGGCCGCGCGCCGGACAAGCAGAGCGGCTGGTTCGCGGTGCTGTTCTCGGAAAACTGGGCCCTGGTGGGCCGTTTCCGCCGCCTGCTGGCGGTACTGCTCAACGGCCGCAGCACCATCGTGCGGTTCGCCCCGCCGATCTCCCTGCGCGCCACCGTGGACGAGGGGCTGGACCCCGAGCGCACCGTGCGCAAGCTGCAGCGCGTGCTGCGCACCCACTTCCGCCGCATCCGCGAATCGGTGATCGGGCCGGACCTGTCCACCCGCCGCCTGCTGGTGGACAAGGTGCTGGAAGCGGACACCGTGCGCGAGGCGATCGCCTCGCAGGCAAAGCGCGACAACACCAAGCCGGCCGACGCCTGGAAGAAGGCGCACGCCTACGCCTGGGAAATCGCCGCCGACTACTCCAGCCCGGTGGTGCGTTCGGCCAGCTTCATGCTCAGCCATGTCTGGAACCGCATCTACGCCGGCGTGCTGGTCCACCACCTGGACAAGTTCAAGGCCGCCGCGCCGGGCCATGAAGTGGTGTACGTGCCCAGCCACCGCAGCCACATGGACTACCTGCTGCTGTCCTACCTGCTGTACGACCGCGGCATCGTGCCGCCGCACATCGTGGCCGGCATCAACCTGAACCTGCCGGTGGTCGGCACGCTGCTGCGCAAGGGCGGCGCGTTCTTCATCCGTCGTTCGATCCGCGGCAACGCGCTGTACTCGGCGGTGTTGAGCGAGTACGTGGCGCAGCTGGTGGCCGGTGGCTATTCGATCGAGTACTTCGTCGAAGGCGGCCGCTCGCGTACCGGACGGCTGCTGCAGCCCAAGGGCGGCATGATTTCGATGACGCTGCGCGCGTTCCTGCGCCAGCCGCGCAAGCCGGTGCTGTTCCAGCCGGTGTACATCGGCTATGAAAAGCTGATGGAGGGCGGCAGCTACCTGGACGAACTGTCCGGCCGGCCGAAGGAAAAGGAATCGATCTGGCAGCTGCTGTGGTCCATTCCCAAGGTGCTCAAGCAGAACTACGGCCAGGTGGTGGTGAACTTCGGCGAGCCGATCGCGCTCAACGACGTGCTCGCCCGCCAGGCGCCGGAATGGGATGGCGCGCCGGTGGCCGAAGACGAGAAGCCGGCCTGGTTGTCGGGCACGGTGGACCACCTGGCCGAACGCATCCAGGTGCACATCAACGGCGCGGCCGACGTCAACCCGATCAACCTGCTGGCGCTGGCGCTGCTGTCCACGCCCAAGCACGCGATGGGCGAGGCCGACCTGATCGCGCAGATCGAGCTGTGCAAGACCCTGCTGGTGGAAATGCCGTACTCGGACCGGGTCACGGTGACCCCGCATTCGCCGGAGCGGATCATCGCGCACGCCGAGGAGATCAATGTCCTCACCCGCATCAAGCACCCGCTGGGCGACGTGCTCAGCGTGAGCGGCGACACCGCAGTTCTGCTGAGCTACTTCCGCAACAACGTGATCCACCTGTTCACTGCGTCGTCGTGGGTGGCGTGCTGCTTCCAGAACAACCGCCGCATGAGCCGCACCGGGCTGGTGCAGCTGGGCCGCACCGTGTACCCGTTCCTGCAGGCCGAGCTGTTCCTGCCGTGGACCGAAGACCAGTTCGCCCAGCGCATCGAGCAGACCATTGCGGTGTTCGTGCGCGAAGGGCTGCTGCAGAACGTCAACGACGACGACGGCGGCATCCTGGCGCGCAACACCGGGCAGACCGACGAGGTGTTCCGCCTTCGTGCGATCGGCCATTCGCTGCAGCAGGCATTCGAGCGCTACTACATCGCCATTTCGGTGCTGGTCAAGAACGGCCCGGGCACGCTGGGTGCGGCCGAGCTGGAAAGCCTGTGCCAGCAGGCGGCGCAGCGCCTGAGCCTGCTGTACGCCCCGGCCGCGCCGGAGTTCTTCGACCGCACCCTCTTCCGCGGCTTCATCCAGAAGCTGCGCGAGTTGCGCCTGGTGTGGCCGGATGAAAACAGCAAGCTGCTGTTCGACGAACGCCTGGACGCCTGGGCCAAGGACGCCAAGTTCATCCTGGGCCGCGAGTTGCGGCACACGATCGAACGGGTCAGCCCGGAAGCGGCGAAGCCGGAAGAGCCGGTCGCGGTGGATTGA
- a CDS encoding YdcH family protein, with the protein MDTYTPEQIAERLQVLRREHRQLDTDIERMAANGEDELEAKRLKRRKLQLKDCIAKLEDMQIPDEPA; encoded by the coding sequence GTGGATACCTATACGCCCGAACAGATCGCCGAACGTCTGCAGGTTCTCCGCAGGGAGCACCGCCAGCTGGACACGGACATCGAACGCATGGCCGCCAACGGCGAGGACGAGCTGGAAGCCAAGCGCCTGAAACGGCGCAAGCTCCAGCTCAAGGACTGCATCGCCAAGCTCGAAGACATGCAGATTCCGGACGAGCCGGCCTGA